The genomic segment TTCAATCATCATCAGGGTCAAAATCCTTAACCTTCACATCTGCATCTTCTCCATACTGAATGCAGTTGTCGATTTGGGATAACATGTACTGAATACTGCACAAAATGTGGAGATATTAATGTTTCCATTAGCTATAACTCGAGGCCTAGAAGTCTCTTCCCTTCACCACTCTGGGTTTACGATTAAAATGTATATGGGAGAAGCTTCAATCATACAGACACGCTGCAACGATTTTTACACACACATGCGCAAAACTTAACCAGGTTTATCCTCATGTTTAAAGCTTCCCCAGCCAATGAAGACGAAAATGAGGAGATTGGCAAAAGGAGACTAGATATGTAGAACTATAGGTCTTAAGTAGCAGATCATGAATGAGCAAAAAAATGAGTTCCAAGTGATAAAGAGCGACAATTTGGATTTATGTTTTAGATGAGCTAGAATTGATTATGCAAGCCTCTGTAAAAAAAATGTCCTTAATTAAGGCCTCTTTTGCTTATGAAGCAAACAAGAGATAAAAAAGGACACAAAAAAAGTAGAATAAATTTTCGATATATCCTGTAGAAATTCAACCTTCATTCATGTCAACTTATACGATTACAAGTTGAGGACTTGAGGCAACTACTAATAACGTAGTTGGAACAAGTTGAGGACTTGAGGCAACTACTAATAATGTAGTTGGAAAGAGGTGAGAGGGAATCAAGGTTTGGTATCTTTATCATGATTAAGTTAGTCATAACACAAAACttcattttaaatttgaaaattcctATCAACAATGCAGGAAAAGTTGGCAACATACCTGCTCTCTTTTCTCAGGTCAAGGGGAAAAAAGCTCACCATACTATACTGATCAACCTGATCCAAGGAAGTAGAAGTGATTATAAAGAATATAGTTAGGTAAATAATAAATGGAGTTGTATAAATACTTGATGGGGACAATATGCATCGACACTTAAGCAAAAACATagaaatatacaaatatattttatagaCATGCATACACTGACAGACAAAATATACTAACAGAAATTGCAATGGCACCATCAGAAGTCACCATCTTCAAGACCACGTCTAATTACCTAATCATTTCTTTCATTCAAAACCGTAACCATTTTTATTTCTTGGGCGAAACAGAGGATATACTGTTGATTAAGAAAGGGATCATAtccttttcaaatttaaaagtttttttagAATGGAGATCACCACATAAATTGAGACATGTTCAAACTTACCAAGTCGATTAAAGATTTGTTAAGCTTTCCAAACTGTGGAGCCATGCGCTGGTTTAACTCTGCCAGCAGTGTCTGTGGTTCTGGGTTCAAATAACTAAAGGAAACAAAATCTGATGCTACATATCCTGCATTTATTAGAACTTCCTGCATGGTTAATAAAATTGAAAACCAATTAAATGAAATACAAACTATGCTGGTAAAAAGGGATCAACCATTGTATGAAAAGAGCTGGATGCAACAACTACTATTCCATGAACGTCCAGATTTATCATGTCCTTGGGACCGCAAATGGGATAGCAATGTAGTTCCAAACTTCGAAAGCAATCGTAATGTTAAGTTTTTAAAGAGAATAACAAGAATTTTATCAATTGTGCATTGTAACACAGATCATGTCCAAACACTACATTTTCTAAAATGTTTTATTCTCTCTTCACTAAATCATTGTTTAAAAATACACAAAGCAGAATAACATATAATGGCATCAGACGCTGGTGTAAGGAAGTTTACAGATAAAATGAGTGATCCAATGAAATCATCCCTTACCGAAACATTATAATGGTAATACATGTTAAGTGCCATCACAAAGTAGTCATATTCATTCCCGGTAACTGCAGAGGAACAAGTTCCGTGATTTTCTATAAAACAAGGAATAAAGAAGTTAACACTAACATATCCGGCAGATTAAGtgcatttaaaacattaaaatgTCGTTGCAGTTCTCTGGCATGAACGATTAAAGACCATGAAAATGATGTTTACCCCACTGTCATCAGTGTCGTCCTGATCAAAATATGGTAAAGGCAAAAGGAGATAATATTAGTTCCATGTAATAAATCAAATCGCCTGGAATTAAAAAACACAGACAATTGAAAACCTCATGTTCCCAAAATAATCCTTTTCCACCATGGCAGTTTGATGAAGAGCGACAGCTTAGAGATGGCCAATACTTATTAAGGTCATCATGCAATGTTGAAATCTGCAGTTGGTAATGGTCAAAAAATGAAAAGGCGTGAGGTAATTCCCAAAATAAGTGTCTATATGTTGTTGACGGTAAATATTTGGTCAAAGTAAAAAATGAGGCCCTCTAGAATACAAGATACGGATATACTCGTACAATAAAAGACTTATGCTTCATGGTATTTCACTGATTATTTTCCATCTAACTAAACCTAAAGGTTTAAGCAGGGATACAAGATCAAAGCTTCTTATCCACTACATTATGTGGTAGCTGTTGAATATGAAACATTATACACTATAGATGACATTTCCATCTCCAAATACGTGGTAGACAATAATCCCCACTTAGTTTCTGAAGCCAATACAAGCTTCTAAGGGACCGCACCAGTTGCCACATTGAGACCTATAAATTTCATGCTGATTTCTGGGTCAGGGACTGATTCTTATCTCTATATAAAACATTGATTTTCGAAGACATGTAGATATCCAGTAGTTCTGTATTCAAACTATTCAAGGGTGCTCCTGGCAATGATACTAGCAAGACTTTTCTCTTCCGCAAAAGCTCCTAACTAAATGTAAATCAAGCCCCATCATGTTCTAGACTCAAAGTGCAAAACCAACATTTCAGGATGTCGCATGTTCTAGAATATAGAGCATCTCTACATGTTCAAGCTGAACAACAAAAGTTACAAACTAATACCTCTTTAACATCAAATCTTTTACCAGAGGAACATGAAGGCCATGTTCCATCATTGTAATCTGGCCAAAGTCCATCTGGAAATGACATGTTATCACGTGAGGATTCCAAATTAGATTAGAAGTGTGgatgaaaaatatttacaacAATGTAACTAAAATTCCGACACAGACTGCTAGAAAAATACTCCAATTGGAGGCCAAACATGATAAATGCATAAATAACATTTCAAATAACGATAAAACTCTAGCTTGATTATCATATGCTAAAGAATGGGTTACAACTGGACTTACGGATTGTAAATTCTGCAGGTGAATTCGAACTGGATCAAGTTAAACAGGAAGAAAGTAAGTTTCCTTGTCATTCTCATGAAAGTCTTTACATTTAAAAGGAAAGACTGTTAAAAGCTAAAAGCAGCAAGAATAAATAAAACGAATCCAGTGTAAGCACGTGGAGATGAGCCATATAAGCCTCCTCTAAGCGTTATGTCTGAAATATTAAGCAAGTTGCTCATGAAAGTCCACACTCCACATATTCGttatgaaatgaaaaatattagcatatgaaagAAGCAAGTTTAACAAATTGCGTCAAGAGGAACATTACGTTAATtttgttggatcaatttatttatatgagcttatatgtgaataattatgtattgtgggttgtctattaagttaagcccaaaataaagtgatcaattaatgtttcgggttattgggctttaatgtatctaatgggcTGTGGgtctttaatgtgtagagacataagtgtaatttctgtttttatgatggactaaaacagaaatatcagaagatattgataaacattatctataaatataggTCATGGTCCCCAAATCTCGCGTtgtcactttcactattctctcccccattaagaaaatagttcttaagagaaactaaaggattctctcaaagaaagagcgcgtagatctggaagatcaagacacgttctaaacaattcaggattatggcttcaggtacgcttccgcttaagatttcagtcaaattcttgatgatttatcatgatggattctgcggtttatgggttttccccaacaagtggtatcagagtcattcatgtttgaatcattgagatttgtttaaagtttttggATACTTTTTGGATCCAGAtctgaaaaattaaattttgtttaaaatttttttgatatggcttcagatctggaaaatatattgatatgttttcagatctgaaaatattttgatacggtttcagatctgaaaattattttggtttagatctgaattttttttttataaggtttcagatctggaaaatattttggttgaaaaccaaatcttttaaagtttcagttttggtaaaaagatttagttgtaaaattttaaagatttggtatcagatttcgattttccttccggtttttgttcaacaaaatattttagaggaaaatcgaaaaattcggattattatttatttttttttaaaaaaaaggtacGGATTCGGGTCGGGTCGTACGGACCCGGGTCGACCCGAACCGTACGGATCCGGGCCGACCCGACCCGTACGGAAtttccaatttttatttttttttcagttcagaTTTATTCGGTTAaggttaaattttcattaattcaaataatgataaggttatatgtattttaaaaattgattaattgaaataaaatatcgcCAAAGTGACATCTtttatggaaattaattttattttgaagtacaaaaggattttgggtatatgtgatttatatgaatactgatcggcccaaaggaaggttaatatttaatataattacatatgcacttgtggtggtaaacatgtgatagttgttcggtttcatgtgaataataaatcggcccaaaggaatgttgttatttgacatgatagttactatcagtgtttgactgctgcgccagga from the Primulina tabacum isolate GXHZ01 chromosome 8, ASM2559414v2, whole genome shotgun sequence genome contains:
- the LOC142554345 gene encoding ribonuclease 2-like codes for the protein FSGLDCYALQKLTHVGTLEKRCEKEEVSRENYDYFKLALQWPGTFCRKTRRCCSSNGCCRGSNSPAEFTIHGLWPDYNDGTWPSCSSGKRFDVKEISTLHDDLNKYWPSLSCRSSSNCHGGKGLFWEHEWENHGTCSSAVTGNEYDYFVMALNMYYHYNVSEVLINAGYVASDFVSFSYLNPEPQTLLAELNQRMAPQFGKLNKSLIDLVDQYSMVSFFPLDLRKESSIQYMLSQIDNCIQYGEDADVKVKDFDPDDD